ACGTGCCCGATTTTCCCAAACCAGGCATCATGTTCAAGGATATCACCACCTTGCTGCAGGAGGGCAAGGCTTTCCGCCAGGCCATGAACCAGATCGTCAAGCGCTACCTGGACTCAGGCCTCGACAAGGTCGTGGGCATCGAGGCCCGCGGCTTCATCCTCGGCGGCGTGTTGGCCTACAAGCTCGGCTGCGGTTTCGTCCCGGCCCGCAAGCCCGGCAAGCTGCCGGCGCCGGCGATCCGCGAAGAGTACACTCTCGAATACGGCAGCAACGCGCTGGAAATCCACCAGGACAGCATCAAAAAGGGCGACCGGGTCCTGATCGTCGACGACCTGCTGGCGACGGGTGGAACCGCTTTGGCGACGGCCAAACTCGTGGAAAAGTTGGGCGGGGAAGTGGTCGCCATCCAGTTTCTGATCGAACTGGAGTTCTTGCACGGCCGGGAAAAGCTGCTGAAATACCCGCTGCATAGCCTGATCGTTTTCTAGCATGCTGCAAATCCTTCTGCTGCTGTTCGCTGTCGGCCAGACCGACCAGGTCAGCCAGAGTTACCTGGTCATGCAGCCGATACAGGAAGCACTGCTGCAGGGGCACTATTCGGCATTGGAACCGATATGCCAGGAACGCCTTTCCCTGGACCTGGAAGGTCCCTTTGCCCTCAGCGGTTTCTTAAGCAAAGAACAATTCATCAAGACCTTTGCCAACCGTTTGGCGGGATTGGCGATCGAAAAACTGGAGTGGTCGTCGCTGCAGGTCGAGGAGAATATCGCCGTGCAGTCGTTGAACCTGCTTATGATTCAGCGCCTCTCCGGGCTGCGGATTTATTACAAGTTGATCCTTTTCATGCGCGCCAATGCGGATGAAAAGAAAGAAAAAGAATGGAAGCTGTACTATCTCCGCGGCTTAAAAATGTAGCCTGCGCCTGCCTGGCTGGCCTGCTTGCCGCTGGGGCACTGTATTGCAAGATCGTTCTTCCCCGCGCCTGGAACACGGAGACCGTCGCCCTGCGGCTGAATGAAAACAGCGCCAGGATCGAGGCGCTGCTGGCCGTTGAGATCGACCGGCTCATGCTCCGCTCGGAGCGGCTGCTGAAACGATTCAAGGCCGGACGCTTGACGGCCGCGGAGTTGGATAAAAAGGAAGCCCTGGTCAGTGAAAAGAACGGCGTGATCGATTTTTACTACGGGGAGATCTATTTTTTCAAATCACTTGCTTTGGCCGAAGGCGATTGGCGCCTGGTCAGGAAGAACCAGGACATCTATTTTTTCCGCCGCCTGGACGGTCCGATCTGCTACCTGCGTTATCTCATGGACAGCAAGTCGAATCTGGTACGGCAGGCGTGGAAGTACCCGTGCTTGCTGTTCGACCTCAAGTACTCGCCCGAACCGTTAAGCCGCGGCGGTACCGGCTTGTCTTTCGACCAGGCACAGAAGAGTTATTACTACAGCCATATTCTCAAGGCCGGTCGCAGCCAGCTCGTCGTCAACCTCATTTTTTCGGAGGCGGACTTTTCACGCTATTTTAAAAAGCGCGACAGCCTGTTTTTTTTCGGATTTGCCTTTTTCCTGTTTTTGGTCCTGTCGGTGGCGTTTGGCAAGCGACCCTGGCTGCAGCTGCCGGCCATGGCCGGCATGGCTTGGTCGGCCTGGTTTTTCCTCGCCTGGTTCTGCCCGCCCGATATATACATCCTCCGTTTGGCGCCGGCCCTGCAATCCGTTTGGCAGCTGCTGGTGGTGTTGCTTTTTTTGCTGGCGGTCTTTTTGCGCTTTGGCGGTCGGAGACTGCCGGCCGTCAACTGGGCGGCGTTCGTTCTTTTCAACCTGCTATGCGGCGCGGCCTTCTATTCCATGGCCGCAGTTTTGCCCGGCCTGGAATTCCCGTTTTCCGAATTCGCCTTGCACCCGGGCTATCTGGGGTTGCTGGCCTTCCTGATCGGGCTTCATGTCTTTCCTCTGCTCGCCGCGGTCAGGCTGCAAAAGCCGGCCACCTGGCGGGCCGGCTGGCCGGTGGCCCTGCTGCAACTCGTTCTGGTGACCCTGGCCATCCCATTTTTCCCTTCCCTCCTGTTCAGCTATTCCCTGCTGGCACTAATCTATATTGTTTTTCTCTTTTGGCGGCGGCGTTTCTGGACGCACGTCTTGCTGCTGGCGTTGCTGGCCCTGTCGATCAGCCATTGGTTGTCCGTCTATTCACGGCTGGAAAAACAGGAATTCATCAGCAGCAACCTGAAGAACATTTTTGCCAGCCAGAATCAGTTCGCCAAGCTGGTCGCCCGGGAGATCGTTTACGAGATCAATTCCCAGAAGGAACAATTTTACTCGCTGTTCAGGGAGGACATTCGCGACGAGTTGACCGGCATCTGGCAAAATACGCTGGCGGCCCGCGAGGCCATCGCGTCGGGCATCTACGTGGTGGCCGAAGACAACCGGCTGCTCCATTCGTTTTCCTACCAGATCCCCTACATCGACGTTCACAAAAAGGATATTTTCCCCTTCTGGCACGTCGAGGCCGTTGACGCCGATCTGTTCGGGAAGAAAGTGAGCCTGGCGGTAGCCACGATCAACGTTTTCCAAAAGGGGCGCTACCTCGGTTACATCATGGTGCAAGTCCTCAATTCGGCCGAATCGGTGTTGCGCAGCCTCGGGCAGAAATCGGTCTTCAACCTGGACCGGAAAATCAGCGCCACCGGCATGGGCTATATCAAGGTGGACGGCTCGGGCGCGATCCGGGAGAATCCGGCCAACATCAATTTGGAAAACCTGGACGCGTTGCTTGCGACCGCCGACCGCTGGATCTCCTTCCGCACCATGGGGGTCGAGTATCGCGGCTACGTCTTCAGAAGCAATGACGAAACAATCATTGTTTTTTATCCGCAAAATGCTTTTTTCAAAACATTCTCGGAATGGATAAAAATTCTGATCGTCCTGATCCTGCTGGCAATGGCTTTCTACTTTCGTCGCCTGAGGGAATTCCAATGGCGTTTTCTCTTTCAATCGTTCTCGCTGAAGGTTTTCGCCATCCTGGTGCTGCTGACCATGATCACGGCGGTCGTTTTTTCCATTTTCTCGCTGAATTTCAATTCGCTGGCGCTGGAAACCCAGCTCAACCGGGCGATCTACGAAAGGGGACGCTCGGCCCTGAACATCATCAACAACCTTTTGGCCGAAGACAATGAAATCACCCAGAATCATTTGTTCCTTCTGGAAAAAATATTGGAAAACGACATCAGCGTCTACGAAAACGGGGTCTTGCTATACACCTCCAACCACCGCAAGATCATCCAGTCGCAATTGCCCATCTATCTGAATTCGGGGATCCGCGCTGTCCTGCAGCGGGGCAACCAGCAGTTTTACCTGCAGAAAATGGAGAATTCGCTGGCTCTGTTTTTCAGCGCCGGCGGCGCTTACATTTTTGACATTGAATTCGCCTACAATCGCGCCAATCTGGCCGAGTCCCGCCGCACCTATGTCGACTTCCTGATCACCGTTTTTTTCATTCTGATCGTCTGCGGCATGGCGGCCGCATTTTTCTTCCGCAACAAGATCATGGCGCCGATCCATCTCCTGAACCGGGGCATGGCCGACGTGCAGCAGGGCCGCCTGCAGCCTCTGGAGGACGTGCCCGCGGAGATCGAATTGCGGGAACTGGTGCAGGGCTTCAACGCCATGGTCGAGGGCATCAAGGAGCAGAAAAAAAACGTCTCGGAGATCGCCCGGATGAAAACCCTGGTCGAACTCGGCCGCCGGGTAGCGCACGAAGTCAAGAACCCGCTGACCCCGATCAAGCTTTCGGCGGAGCAGATCCTGCGTTCGCTGCAGGATGCGGACAATGATCCCAAACCGGTGATTACCAGCGCCGTTCGCTACATCATCGAGGAAAGCGAGCACCTGCAGCGGGTGGCCTACGGGTTTCTGAATCTGTCCAAGCTTGACGAACTGCAAGCCGAGCCGTTCATGCTCGACGAGCTGATCGCCGAGGAGATATCCCGGCTGCGGTCGGTCTACCCCGAAATCCGTTTTGCCGGGCCCGAACCGGCCAAGGCGATCGCGGTGAAGGCCGACCGCCTAAAAATCAAGCAGGTGATTTCGAACATCATCAGCAATTCCCTCGAGGCCATCGGCAACAATCCGGGGCAGGTTTCCCTGTGCGTGGAGGAA
This is a stretch of genomic DNA from Candidatus Aminicenantes bacterium. It encodes these proteins:
- a CDS encoding adenine phosphoribosyltransferase gives rise to the protein MDFEKWIRDVPDFPKPGIMFKDITTLLQEGKAFRQAMNQIVKRYLDSGLDKVVGIEARGFILGGVLAYKLGCGFVPARKPGKLPAPAIREEYTLEYGSNALEIHQDSIKKGDRVLIVDDLLATGGTALATAKLVEKLGGEVVAIQFLIELEFLHGREKLLKYPLHSLIVF
- a CDS encoding ATP-binding protein, encoding MEAVLSPRLKNVACACLAGLLAAGALYCKIVLPRAWNTETVALRLNENSARIEALLAVEIDRLMLRSERLLKRFKAGRLTAAELDKKEALVSEKNGVIDFYYGEIYFFKSLALAEGDWRLVRKNQDIYFFRRLDGPICYLRYLMDSKSNLVRQAWKYPCLLFDLKYSPEPLSRGGTGLSFDQAQKSYYYSHILKAGRSQLVVNLIFSEADFSRYFKKRDSLFFFGFAFFLFLVLSVAFGKRPWLQLPAMAGMAWSAWFFLAWFCPPDIYILRLAPALQSVWQLLVVLLFLLAVFLRFGGRRLPAVNWAAFVLFNLLCGAAFYSMAAVLPGLEFPFSEFALHPGYLGLLAFLIGLHVFPLLAAVRLQKPATWRAGWPVALLQLVLVTLAIPFFPSLLFSYSLLALIYIVFLFWRRRFWTHVLLLALLALSISHWLSVYSRLEKQEFISSNLKNIFASQNQFAKLVAREIVYEINSQKEQFYSLFREDIRDELTGIWQNTLAAREAIASGIYVVAEDNRLLHSFSYQIPYIDVHKKDIFPFWHVEAVDADLFGKKVSLAVATINVFQKGRYLGYIMVQVLNSAESVLRSLGQKSVFNLDRKISATGMGYIKVDGSGAIRENPANINLENLDALLATADRWISFRTMGVEYRGYVFRSNDETIIVFYPQNAFFKTFSEWIKILIVLILLAMAFYFRRLREFQWRFLFQSFSLKVFAILVLLTMITAVVFSIFSLNFNSLALETQLNRAIYERGRSALNIINNLLAEDNEITQNHLFLLEKILENDISVYENGVLLYTSNHRKIIQSQLPIYLNSGIRAVLQRGNQQFYLQKMENSLALFFSAGGAYIFDIEFAYNRANLAESRRTYVDFLITVFFILIVCGMAAAFFFRNKIMAPIHLLNRGMADVQQGRLQPLEDVPAEIELRELVQGFNAMVEGIKEQKKNVSEIARMKTLVELGRRVAHEVKNPLTPIKLSAEQILRSLQDADNDPKPVITSAVRYIIEESEHLQRVAYGFLNLSKLDELQAEPFMLDELIAEEISRLRSVYPEIRFAGPEPAKAIAVKADRLKIKQVISNIISNSLEAIGNNPGQVSLCVEEQGADILIAVSDDGAGISAEELALINGENYSSKDLGTGLGLVIARRFLELHRGSLQIESRPHEGTTVFLRFKKDVTQA